Proteins from one Pithys albifrons albifrons isolate INPA30051 chromosome 2, PitAlb_v1, whole genome shotgun sequence genomic window:
- the WASF1 gene encoding actin-binding protein WASF1 isoform X2 yields the protein MPLVKRNIDPRHLCHTALPRGIKNELECVTNISLANIIRQLSSLSKYAEDIFGELFNEAHSFSFRVNSLQERVDRLSVSVTQLDPKEEELSLQDITMRKAFRSSTIQDQQLFDRKTLPIPLQETYDICEQPPPLNILTPYRDDGKEGLKFYTNPSYFFDLWKEKMLQDTEDKRKEKRKQKKNLDRPHEPEKVPRAPHDRRREWQKLAQGPELAEDDANLLHKHIEVANGPASHFESRSQAYVDHMDGSYSLSALPYSQMSELLNRAEERVLVRPHEPPPPPPMHGAGDAKPVPPCVSSTAGLVENRPQSPATGRTPVFVSPTPPPPPPPPLPSALSTSSLRAAMTSTPPPPVPPPPPPPTAALQAPAVPPPPAPLQIAPGVLHPAPPPVAPPLAQPSPPVTRAAQVCEAVPVHPVPPQAEVQGLPPPPPPPPLPPPGIRPSSPVTVATLSHPPPVLHPPPTTIVPGPHAPLMPPSPPSQVIPAPEPKRHPSTLPVISDARSVLLEAIRKGIQLRKVEEQREQEAKHERIENDVATILSRRIAVEYSDSEDDSEFDEVDWLE from the exons GTAAATATGCTGAAGATATATTTGGTGAACTTTTCAACGAAGCACACAGTTTCTCATTTCGAGTCAACTCCTTACAAGAACGTGTAGATCGCTTATCTGTCAGTGTTACACAACTCGATCCAAAGGAAGAGGAAT tgtcactgcaggacATTACAATGAGAAAAGCTTTCCGGAGTTCCACAATTCAAGATCAACAGCTGTTTGACCGCAAAACTCTGCCTATTCCTCTGCAAGAAACTTACGACATTTGTGAACAGCCTCCTCCTCTTAACATTCTCACTCCTTACAG GGATGATGGGAAAGAGGGTTTGAAGTTCTATACCAATCCTTCATATTTCTTTGAtctgtggaaggaaaaaatgttgcaggacactgaggacaaaagaaaagaaaagaggaagcaGAAG AAAAATCTAGATCGCCCTCATGAACCAGAAAAAGTGCCAAGGGCACCTCATGACAGACGGAGAGAGTGGCAGAAGTTAGCCCAAGGTCCAGAGCTTGCAGAAGATGATGCTAACCTCTTACATAAGCACATTGAAGTTGCAAATGGCCCAGCTTCACATTTTGAATCAAG ATCTCAAGCATATGTGGACCATATGGATGGATCATATTCACTTTCTGCATTACCCTATAGCCAGATGTCTGAACTTCTGAACAGAGCTGAGGAGCGAGTGTTGGTCAGACCACATGAACCACCGCCGCCACCTCCAATGCATGGAGCAGGAGATGCCAAACCTGTGCCTCCGTGTGTTAG TTCTACTGCTGGCTTGGTAGAAAATCGTCCTCAGTCACCAGCAACAGGCAGAACACCAGTGTTTGTGAGccccactcctcctcctccaccgcCACCACCTCTTCCATCTGCTTTGTCAACTTCATCGTTAAGAGCTGCAATGACTTCCACCCCTCCAcccccagttccacccccaccacctccccccacagctgctctgcaggccCCGGCTGTGCCGCCTCCACCAGCTCCTCTCCAGATAGCTCCTGGAGTTCTACACCCAGCTCCACCTCCAGTTGCTCCTCCCCTAGCACAaccctctcctcctgtcactAGAGCTGCCCAAGTGTGCGAAGCTGTACCTGTTCACCCAGTTCCTCCACAAGCTGAAGTGCAGGGACTTCCTCCACCACCCCCACCTCCTCCCTTGCCACCTCCTGGCATTCGACCCTCCTCCCCTGTCACAGTTGCAACCCTTTCTCATCCTCCTCCCGTTCTGCACCCTCCTCCCACCACCATTGTCCCTGGCCCCCATGCGCCCCTCATGCCCCCATCACCACCATCCCAAGTGATTCCTGCTCCTGAACCCAAACGCCATCCTTCAACTCTTCCTGTCATCAGTGATGCCAGAAGCGTCCTGCTGGAAGCAATACGGAAAG GTATTCAGCTACGCAAAGTTGAAGAGCAACGTGAACAAGAAGCTAAACATGAGCGCATTGAGAATGATGTTGCTACTATCCTCTCTCGTCGCATTGCTGTGGAATACAGCGACTCAGAAGATGATTCAGAATTTGATGAAGTAGATTGGCTGGAGTAA
- the WASF1 gene encoding actin-binding protein WASF1 isoform X3 encodes MSSVEGKYAEDIFGELFNEAHSFSFRVNSLQERVDRLSVSVTQLDPKEEELSLQDITMRKAFRSSTIQDQQLFDRKTLPIPLQETYDICEQPPPLNILTPYRDDGKEGLKFYTNPSYFFDLWKEKMLQDTEDKRKEKRKQKQKNLDRPHEPEKVPRAPHDRRREWQKLAQGPELAEDDANLLHKHIEVANGPASHFESRSQAYVDHMDGSYSLSALPYSQMSELLNRAEERVLVRPHEPPPPPPMHGAGDAKPVPPCVSSTAGLVENRPQSPATGRTPVFVSPTPPPPPPPPLPSALSTSSLRAAMTSTPPPPVPPPPPPPTAALQAPAVPPPPAPLQIAPGVLHPAPPPVAPPLAQPSPPVTRAAQVCEAVPVHPVPPQAEVQGLPPPPPPPPLPPPGIRPSSPVTVATLSHPPPVLHPPPTTIVPGPHAPLMPPSPPSQVIPAPEPKRHPSTLPVISDARSVLLEAIRKGIQLRKVEEQREQEAKHERIENDVATILSRRIAVEYSDSEDDSEFDEVDWLE; translated from the exons GTAAATATGCTGAAGATATATTTGGTGAACTTTTCAACGAAGCACACAGTTTCTCATTTCGAGTCAACTCCTTACAAGAACGTGTAGATCGCTTATCTGTCAGTGTTACACAACTCGATCCAAAGGAAGAGGAAT tgtcactgcaggacATTACAATGAGAAAAGCTTTCCGGAGTTCCACAATTCAAGATCAACAGCTGTTTGACCGCAAAACTCTGCCTATTCCTCTGCAAGAAACTTACGACATTTGTGAACAGCCTCCTCCTCTTAACATTCTCACTCCTTACAG GGATGATGGGAAAGAGGGTTTGAAGTTCTATACCAATCCTTCATATTTCTTTGAtctgtggaaggaaaaaatgttgcaggacactgaggacaaaagaaaagaaaagaggaagcaGAAG CAGAAAAATCTAGATCGCCCTCATGAACCAGAAAAAGTGCCAAGGGCACCTCATGACAGACGGAGAGAGTGGCAGAAGTTAGCCCAAGGTCCAGAGCTTGCAGAAGATGATGCTAACCTCTTACATAAGCACATTGAAGTTGCAAATGGCCCAGCTTCACATTTTGAATCAAG ATCTCAAGCATATGTGGACCATATGGATGGATCATATTCACTTTCTGCATTACCCTATAGCCAGATGTCTGAACTTCTGAACAGAGCTGAGGAGCGAGTGTTGGTCAGACCACATGAACCACCGCCGCCACCTCCAATGCATGGAGCAGGAGATGCCAAACCTGTGCCTCCGTGTGTTAG TTCTACTGCTGGCTTGGTAGAAAATCGTCCTCAGTCACCAGCAACAGGCAGAACACCAGTGTTTGTGAGccccactcctcctcctccaccgcCACCACCTCTTCCATCTGCTTTGTCAACTTCATCGTTAAGAGCTGCAATGACTTCCACCCCTCCAcccccagttccacccccaccacctccccccacagctgctctgcaggccCCGGCTGTGCCGCCTCCACCAGCTCCTCTCCAGATAGCTCCTGGAGTTCTACACCCAGCTCCACCTCCAGTTGCTCCTCCCCTAGCACAaccctctcctcctgtcactAGAGCTGCCCAAGTGTGCGAAGCTGTACCTGTTCACCCAGTTCCTCCACAAGCTGAAGTGCAGGGACTTCCTCCACCACCCCCACCTCCTCCCTTGCCACCTCCTGGCATTCGACCCTCCTCCCCTGTCACAGTTGCAACCCTTTCTCATCCTCCTCCCGTTCTGCACCCTCCTCCCACCACCATTGTCCCTGGCCCCCATGCGCCCCTCATGCCCCCATCACCACCATCCCAAGTGATTCCTGCTCCTGAACCCAAACGCCATCCTTCAACTCTTCCTGTCATCAGTGATGCCAGAAGCGTCCTGCTGGAAGCAATACGGAAAG GTATTCAGCTACGCAAAGTTGAAGAGCAACGTGAACAAGAAGCTAAACATGAGCGCATTGAGAATGATGTTGCTACTATCCTCTCTCGTCGCATTGCTGTGGAATACAGCGACTCAGAAGATGATTCAGAATTTGATGAAGTAGATTGGCTGGAGTAA
- the WASF1 gene encoding actin-binding protein WASF1 isoform X1 — MPLVKRNIDPRHLCHTALPRGIKNELECVTNISLANIIRQLSSLSKYAEDIFGELFNEAHSFSFRVNSLQERVDRLSVSVTQLDPKEEELSLQDITMRKAFRSSTIQDQQLFDRKTLPIPLQETYDICEQPPPLNILTPYRDDGKEGLKFYTNPSYFFDLWKEKMLQDTEDKRKEKRKQKQKNLDRPHEPEKVPRAPHDRRREWQKLAQGPELAEDDANLLHKHIEVANGPASHFESRSQAYVDHMDGSYSLSALPYSQMSELLNRAEERVLVRPHEPPPPPPMHGAGDAKPVPPCVSSTAGLVENRPQSPATGRTPVFVSPTPPPPPPPPLPSALSTSSLRAAMTSTPPPPVPPPPPPPTAALQAPAVPPPPAPLQIAPGVLHPAPPPVAPPLAQPSPPVTRAAQVCEAVPVHPVPPQAEVQGLPPPPPPPPLPPPGIRPSSPVTVATLSHPPPVLHPPPTTIVPGPHAPLMPPSPPSQVIPAPEPKRHPSTLPVISDARSVLLEAIRKGIQLRKVEEQREQEAKHERIENDVATILSRRIAVEYSDSEDDSEFDEVDWLE; from the exons GTAAATATGCTGAAGATATATTTGGTGAACTTTTCAACGAAGCACACAGTTTCTCATTTCGAGTCAACTCCTTACAAGAACGTGTAGATCGCTTATCTGTCAGTGTTACACAACTCGATCCAAAGGAAGAGGAAT tgtcactgcaggacATTACAATGAGAAAAGCTTTCCGGAGTTCCACAATTCAAGATCAACAGCTGTTTGACCGCAAAACTCTGCCTATTCCTCTGCAAGAAACTTACGACATTTGTGAACAGCCTCCTCCTCTTAACATTCTCACTCCTTACAG GGATGATGGGAAAGAGGGTTTGAAGTTCTATACCAATCCTTCATATTTCTTTGAtctgtggaaggaaaaaatgttgcaggacactgaggacaaaagaaaagaaaagaggaagcaGAAG CAGAAAAATCTAGATCGCCCTCATGAACCAGAAAAAGTGCCAAGGGCACCTCATGACAGACGGAGAGAGTGGCAGAAGTTAGCCCAAGGTCCAGAGCTTGCAGAAGATGATGCTAACCTCTTACATAAGCACATTGAAGTTGCAAATGGCCCAGCTTCACATTTTGAATCAAG ATCTCAAGCATATGTGGACCATATGGATGGATCATATTCACTTTCTGCATTACCCTATAGCCAGATGTCTGAACTTCTGAACAGAGCTGAGGAGCGAGTGTTGGTCAGACCACATGAACCACCGCCGCCACCTCCAATGCATGGAGCAGGAGATGCCAAACCTGTGCCTCCGTGTGTTAG TTCTACTGCTGGCTTGGTAGAAAATCGTCCTCAGTCACCAGCAACAGGCAGAACACCAGTGTTTGTGAGccccactcctcctcctccaccgcCACCACCTCTTCCATCTGCTTTGTCAACTTCATCGTTAAGAGCTGCAATGACTTCCACCCCTCCAcccccagttccacccccaccacctccccccacagctgctctgcaggccCCGGCTGTGCCGCCTCCACCAGCTCCTCTCCAGATAGCTCCTGGAGTTCTACACCCAGCTCCACCTCCAGTTGCTCCTCCCCTAGCACAaccctctcctcctgtcactAGAGCTGCCCAAGTGTGCGAAGCTGTACCTGTTCACCCAGTTCCTCCACAAGCTGAAGTGCAGGGACTTCCTCCACCACCCCCACCTCCTCCCTTGCCACCTCCTGGCATTCGACCCTCCTCCCCTGTCACAGTTGCAACCCTTTCTCATCCTCCTCCCGTTCTGCACCCTCCTCCCACCACCATTGTCCCTGGCCCCCATGCGCCCCTCATGCCCCCATCACCACCATCCCAAGTGATTCCTGCTCCTGAACCCAAACGCCATCCTTCAACTCTTCCTGTCATCAGTGATGCCAGAAGCGTCCTGCTGGAAGCAATACGGAAAG GTATTCAGCTACGCAAAGTTGAAGAGCAACGTGAACAAGAAGCTAAACATGAGCGCATTGAGAATGATGTTGCTACTATCCTCTCTCGTCGCATTGCTGTGGAATACAGCGACTCAGAAGATGATTCAGAATTTGATGAAGTAGATTGGCTGGAGTAA